One window of Amyelois transitella isolate CPQ chromosome 7, ilAmyTran1.1, whole genome shotgun sequence genomic DNA carries:
- the LOC106132394 gene encoding histone-lysine N-methyltransferase 2D isoform X2, translating into MSEIKYKQQILAAIDHLRSRKSRPDLYRICKFMSKCYKVTPKDTKADLKRCIKEKSIIKVDYKDNVSYRNAAKWRKKSSQSNKMASTSASSERRIITSAIATLIYQDQSFLENGISFDDLVKAAVAQESKYSKKQLEAIVNKELSSGSLVKLPNGNLALGPADHDGDSSDSFKFEYNMDTNTKMTSSANSSCRSSPQRMRGRPKKRGGGASSTGLSSSTRNSGVRVGERRKMAKKVFDPSDNNVPSKRKRGRPVGSLNKSTIKKRLLGANHSKPDKEGTPVSEGQLSLEGSADEMEAEEPIPHETSGGVCSVCHIQKPRGSSERLVECKDCNNKAHLTCLQSGSGILKPRPDNTWQCPHCKTCVVCCETNDAGVLTVCSICSDAYHALCHAPRIPERLKAWDHWECNNCLESRPTVVGSPAIIPSQIDYNSQNSPPVDPFLKPHELDRASSKFGDDVPIDPSVPDVTNWTTDDVYNYFIKHLPDAAPILKEQEFDGQAVIMARRADIVKGLGLPLGPALALYRIIVKLQTRKDDWTMCWG; encoded by the exons ATGTCAGAGATAAAGTATAAACAACAGATACTTGCTGCAATTGACCACTTGCGCTCGCGTAAATCACGTCCAGATTTATATAGAATTTGCAAGTTTATGTCAAAGTGTTATAAAGTTACTCCAAAGGATACAAAAGCTGATCTAAAACGTTGCATAAAAGAGAAGAGCATAATCAAAGTAGATTACAAGGATAATGTAAGCTACAGAAACGCTGCTAAGTGGCGCAAAAAATCAAGTCAAAGTAACA AGATGGCGAGTACATCAGCATCAAGTGAACGGAGAATAATAACTTCTGCCATTGCTACCCTCATATATCAAGACCAAAGCTTCTTAGAAAATGGGATTTCATTTGATGACTTGGTCAAAGCTGCAGTTGCTCAAgaatcaaaatattcaaagaaaCAATTGGAGGCTATTGTTAATAAAGAATTATCATCTGGAAGCCTTGTGAAGTTGCCTAATGGCAATTTGGCTTTGGGGCCAGCAGACCATGATGGTGATAGCTCTGacagttttaaatttgaatataatatgGACACAAATACAAAg atgACATCGTCAGCCAATTCCTCATGTCGATCATCGCCCCAAAGAATGAGAGGCAGGCCAAAGAAGAGAGGGGGAGGAGCATCTAGCACTGGACTCAGTAGCAGCACTCGAAATTCAGGAGTTCGAGTTGgtgaaagaagaaaaatggcCAAGAAAGTTTTTGATCCTTCAGACAATAATGTTCcaagtaaaagaaaaagaggGAGACCTGTCGGGTCTTTGAATAAAAGCACTATAAAAAAGAGACTATTGGGTGCAAATCATAGTAAACCAGATAAAGAAGGAACACCTGTATCTGAAGGTCAATTGTCACTGGAAGGTAGTGCCGATGAAATGGAAGCTGAAGAACCAATTCCTCATGAAACATCTGGAGGTGTCTGCTCAGTCTGCCACATCCAAAAACCTAGGGGATCCAGTGAGAGGCTAGTGGAATGCAAAGATTGTAACAACAAGGCTCATTTAACTTGTCTTCAGTCAGGGTCGGGTATTTTGAAACCACGCCCAGACAACACATGGCAGTGCCCACATTGCAAAACCTGCGTGGTTTGTTGTGAAACAAATGATGCT GGCGTCTTGACAGTGTGCAGTATATGCTCGGATGCATATCATGCTCTTTGCCATGCACCTCGAATTCCAGAGAGATTGAAAGCGTGGGATCATTGGGAGTGCAATAATTGTCTTGAATCACGCCCTACAGTTGTGGGGTCACCTGCAATCATTCCGAGCCAAATTGACTACAATTCACAAAATTCTCCTCCAGTAGATCCATTTCTTAAACCACACGAATTAGATAGAGCTTCATCGAAATTCGGTGATGATGTTCCAATAGATCCAAGTGTACCGGATGTTACAAACTGGACAACAGATGATGtttataactattttataaaacatttgccAGATGCAGCACCTATTTTGAAAGAGCAG gaATTCGACGGTCAAGCTGTGATAATGGCAAGAAGAGCTGATATTGTCAAGGGATTAGGACTTCCACTTGGACCTGCACTAGCATTATATCGTATTATAGTTAAACTACAGACAAGAAAAGATGATTGGACCATGTGCTGGGGctag
- the LOC106132602 gene encoding GTPase Era, mitochondrial, with translation MFTHFIFRLLSPSPFKCIRISYSSQPQQLKEKHVTKVVNVAIIGAPNSGKSTLINNIVDRKICAASNKVHTTTKMIRAMCFENNTQIIFIDTPGVVTEREQKKYLLPESMMKACHKSLRCANVIGVVHDVANRFTQDTIHRDVIDMLEGVKDIPSFLILNKVDRLKSKKQLLSIIKSLTNGQIAGNRIPEGKRHIYKNRRNDNEEKIKGYSHFSDVFLVSALNGDGVKEIKDYLIGNAKTASLHYSSDDWTDQTPESLIEEAVRAKFLDFLSQEIPYNLKTALEYYDDSKEDKIVCSVSVECPSERILKLISGAGGGRLNQIKSCVRNDLVELFKKLVVIDINLNVRHKPEA, from the exons ATGTTTACTCATTTTATATTCCGTTTACTATCCCCCAGCCCATTTAAATGTATTCGAATAAGTTATTCGTCTCAACCAcaacaattaaaagaaaaacatgttACTAAAGTGGTTAACGTAGCTATCATTGGTGCTCCAAACTCTGGAAAAAGCacattgataaataatattgtggaTAGAAAG ATTTGTGCCGCATCTAACAAAGTGCACACTACAACCAAGATGATTAGAGCAATGTGTTTTGAAAACAAtactcaaattatatttattgatactCCAGGTGTAGTGACTGAGAGGGAACAAAAAAA ATATTTATTGCCAGAATCCATGATGAAAGCCTGCCATAAAAGTCTGAGATGTGCCAATGTCATAGGTGTGGTTCATGATGTTGCTAATCGCTTCACACAAGACACTATTCATAGAGATGTTATCGATATGCTGGAGGGAGTTAAAGATATACCTAGTTTCTTAATTCTGAACAAA GTTGATAGATTAAAATCCAAAAAGCAGTTATTGTCTATTATAAAAAGCCTTACTAATGGTCAAATAGCTGGCAACCGAATACCTGAAGGAAAAAGACATATTTATAAGAATAGAAGGAATGacaatgaagaaaaaattaagGGATATAGCCACTTTTCTGATGTCTTTTTAGTGTCAGCATTGAATGGAGATGGcgttaaagaaataaag gATTACCTGATTGGCAATGCGAAGACAGCTTCTCTTCACTATTCTTCAGACGATTGGACAGACCAAACTCCAGAGTCACTTATAGAAGAAGCAGTTAGAGCAAAGTTTCTGGATTTTCTATCACAAGAAATTCCTTATAATCTGAAAACTGCCCTGGAATACTATGACGATTCAAAAGAAGACAAAATTGTTTGTTCTGTGTCAGTCGAATGTCCTTCTGAGCGGATTCTCAAATTGATAAGTGGGGCTGGAGGAGGAAGATTGAACCAAATCAAATCTTGTGTCAGAAACGATCTAGTAGAGCTTTTTAAGAAACTAGTTGTAATAGATATAAACCTGAATGTGAGACACAAACCTGAAGCGTAA
- the LOC106132776 gene encoding mpv17-like protein 2 → MCLHIFKMFSKGCIRVKQTLNLLQTHRRPLSTFRRGVNFFFKKNLLFTNSITSGGFMFLGDMIQQEIEYHAKIIPYRYDWARLGRMFIVGTLVGPLHHFYYIQLDKILPQNNLKTVAMKIICDQVFASPATIVCFFYGMGVLERKSFAQSTEEIGQKFKYVYLGDWLFWPPVQFVNFYYLPTEYRVFYINIATMVFNVFLSYMKHFDQH, encoded by the exons ATGTGTCTTCATATATTCAAAATGTTCTCCAAAGGTTgtataagagtaaaacaaacCCTAAATTTGCTGCAAACCCATAGAAGACCGTTATCTACTTTTCGTCGAGGggttaatttctttttcaagaaaaatttattgtttactaataGTATTACATCTGGTGGATTTATGTTTCTTGGAGACATGATACAACAGGAAATAGAATATCATGCTAAAATCATACCTTACAGATATGACTGGGCACGTTTAG gtaGAATGTTCATAGTTGGAACACTTGTGGGACCTTTGCATCACTTTTACTATATACAActagataaaattttacccCAAAATAATCTGAAAACTGTggcaatgaaaataatatgtgATCAAGTATTTGCATCTCCAGCAActattgtatgttttttctatGGAATGGGAGTGCTTGAAAGAAAATCTTTTGCACAAAGCACAGAAGAAATAggacaaaaattcaaatatgtttatttg ggTGACTGGTTATTTTGGCCTCCAGTACAATTTGTTAACTTTTACTATTTACCAACAGAATACAGagtattttatatcaatattgCAACAATGGTGTTTAACGTATTTTTGTCATACATGAAACATTTTGACCAGCACTAA
- the LOC106132394 gene encoding histone-lysine N-methyltransferase 2D isoform X1: MSEIKYKQQILAAIDHLRSRKSRPDLYRICKFMSKCYKVTPKDTKADLKRCIKEKSIIKVDYKDNVSYRNAAKWRKKSSQSNNYSCNTEMASTSASSERRIITSAIATLIYQDQSFLENGISFDDLVKAAVAQESKYSKKQLEAIVNKELSSGSLVKLPNGNLALGPADHDGDSSDSFKFEYNMDTNTKMTSSANSSCRSSPQRMRGRPKKRGGGASSTGLSSSTRNSGVRVGERRKMAKKVFDPSDNNVPSKRKRGRPVGSLNKSTIKKRLLGANHSKPDKEGTPVSEGQLSLEGSADEMEAEEPIPHETSGGVCSVCHIQKPRGSSERLVECKDCNNKAHLTCLQSGSGILKPRPDNTWQCPHCKTCVVCCETNDAGVLTVCSICSDAYHALCHAPRIPERLKAWDHWECNNCLESRPTVVGSPAIIPSQIDYNSQNSPPVDPFLKPHELDRASSKFGDDVPIDPSVPDVTNWTTDDVYNYFIKHLPDAAPILKEQEFDGQAVIMARRADIVKGLGLPLGPALALYRIIVKLQTRKDDWTMCWG, from the exons ATGTCAGAGATAAAGTATAAACAACAGATACTTGCTGCAATTGACCACTTGCGCTCGCGTAAATCACGTCCAGATTTATATAGAATTTGCAAGTTTATGTCAAAGTGTTATAAAGTTACTCCAAAGGATACAAAAGCTGATCTAAAACGTTGCATAAAAGAGAAGAGCATAATCAAAGTAGATTACAAGGATAATGTAAGCTACAGAAACGCTGCTAAGTGGCGCAAAAAATCAAGTCAAAGTAACA ATTACTCTTGTAATACAGAGATGGCGAGTACATCAGCATCAAGTGAACGGAGAATAATAACTTCTGCCATTGCTACCCTCATATATCAAGACCAAAGCTTCTTAGAAAATGGGATTTCATTTGATGACTTGGTCAAAGCTGCAGTTGCTCAAgaatcaaaatattcaaagaaaCAATTGGAGGCTATTGTTAATAAAGAATTATCATCTGGAAGCCTTGTGAAGTTGCCTAATGGCAATTTGGCTTTGGGGCCAGCAGACCATGATGGTGATAGCTCTGacagttttaaatttgaatataatatgGACACAAATACAAAg atgACATCGTCAGCCAATTCCTCATGTCGATCATCGCCCCAAAGAATGAGAGGCAGGCCAAAGAAGAGAGGGGGAGGAGCATCTAGCACTGGACTCAGTAGCAGCACTCGAAATTCAGGAGTTCGAGTTGgtgaaagaagaaaaatggcCAAGAAAGTTTTTGATCCTTCAGACAATAATGTTCcaagtaaaagaaaaagaggGAGACCTGTCGGGTCTTTGAATAAAAGCACTATAAAAAAGAGACTATTGGGTGCAAATCATAGTAAACCAGATAAAGAAGGAACACCTGTATCTGAAGGTCAATTGTCACTGGAAGGTAGTGCCGATGAAATGGAAGCTGAAGAACCAATTCCTCATGAAACATCTGGAGGTGTCTGCTCAGTCTGCCACATCCAAAAACCTAGGGGATCCAGTGAGAGGCTAGTGGAATGCAAAGATTGTAACAACAAGGCTCATTTAACTTGTCTTCAGTCAGGGTCGGGTATTTTGAAACCACGCCCAGACAACACATGGCAGTGCCCACATTGCAAAACCTGCGTGGTTTGTTGTGAAACAAATGATGCT GGCGTCTTGACAGTGTGCAGTATATGCTCGGATGCATATCATGCTCTTTGCCATGCACCTCGAATTCCAGAGAGATTGAAAGCGTGGGATCATTGGGAGTGCAATAATTGTCTTGAATCACGCCCTACAGTTGTGGGGTCACCTGCAATCATTCCGAGCCAAATTGACTACAATTCACAAAATTCTCCTCCAGTAGATCCATTTCTTAAACCACACGAATTAGATAGAGCTTCATCGAAATTCGGTGATGATGTTCCAATAGATCCAAGTGTACCGGATGTTACAAACTGGACAACAGATGATGtttataactattttataaaacatttgccAGATGCAGCACCTATTTTGAAAGAGCAG gaATTCGACGGTCAAGCTGTGATAATGGCAAGAAGAGCTGATATTGTCAAGGGATTAGGACTTCCACTTGGACCTGCACTAGCATTATATCGTATTATAGTTAAACTACAGACAAGAAAAGATGATTGGACCATGTGCTGGGGctag
- the LOC106132394 gene encoding histone-lysine N-methyltransferase 2D isoform X3, translating to MASTSASSERRIITSAIATLIYQDQSFLENGISFDDLVKAAVAQESKYSKKQLEAIVNKELSSGSLVKLPNGNLALGPADHDGDSSDSFKFEYNMDTNTKMTSSANSSCRSSPQRMRGRPKKRGGGASSTGLSSSTRNSGVRVGERRKMAKKVFDPSDNNVPSKRKRGRPVGSLNKSTIKKRLLGANHSKPDKEGTPVSEGQLSLEGSADEMEAEEPIPHETSGGVCSVCHIQKPRGSSERLVECKDCNNKAHLTCLQSGSGILKPRPDNTWQCPHCKTCVVCCETNDAGVLTVCSICSDAYHALCHAPRIPERLKAWDHWECNNCLESRPTVVGSPAIIPSQIDYNSQNSPPVDPFLKPHELDRASSKFGDDVPIDPSVPDVTNWTTDDVYNYFIKHLPDAAPILKEQEFDGQAVIMARRADIVKGLGLPLGPALALYRIIVKLQTRKDDWTMCWG from the exons ATGGCGAGTACATCAGCATCAAGTGAACGGAGAATAATAACTTCTGCCATTGCTACCCTCATATATCAAGACCAAAGCTTCTTAGAAAATGGGATTTCATTTGATGACTTGGTCAAAGCTGCAGTTGCTCAAgaatcaaaatattcaaagaaaCAATTGGAGGCTATTGTTAATAAAGAATTATCATCTGGAAGCCTTGTGAAGTTGCCTAATGGCAATTTGGCTTTGGGGCCAGCAGACCATGATGGTGATAGCTCTGacagttttaaatttgaatataatatgGACACAAATACAAAg atgACATCGTCAGCCAATTCCTCATGTCGATCATCGCCCCAAAGAATGAGAGGCAGGCCAAAGAAGAGAGGGGGAGGAGCATCTAGCACTGGACTCAGTAGCAGCACTCGAAATTCAGGAGTTCGAGTTGgtgaaagaagaaaaatggcCAAGAAAGTTTTTGATCCTTCAGACAATAATGTTCcaagtaaaagaaaaagaggGAGACCTGTCGGGTCTTTGAATAAAAGCACTATAAAAAAGAGACTATTGGGTGCAAATCATAGTAAACCAGATAAAGAAGGAACACCTGTATCTGAAGGTCAATTGTCACTGGAAGGTAGTGCCGATGAAATGGAAGCTGAAGAACCAATTCCTCATGAAACATCTGGAGGTGTCTGCTCAGTCTGCCACATCCAAAAACCTAGGGGATCCAGTGAGAGGCTAGTGGAATGCAAAGATTGTAACAACAAGGCTCATTTAACTTGTCTTCAGTCAGGGTCGGGTATTTTGAAACCACGCCCAGACAACACATGGCAGTGCCCACATTGCAAAACCTGCGTGGTTTGTTGTGAAACAAATGATGCT GGCGTCTTGACAGTGTGCAGTATATGCTCGGATGCATATCATGCTCTTTGCCATGCACCTCGAATTCCAGAGAGATTGAAAGCGTGGGATCATTGGGAGTGCAATAATTGTCTTGAATCACGCCCTACAGTTGTGGGGTCACCTGCAATCATTCCGAGCCAAATTGACTACAATTCACAAAATTCTCCTCCAGTAGATCCATTTCTTAAACCACACGAATTAGATAGAGCTTCATCGAAATTCGGTGATGATGTTCCAATAGATCCAAGTGTACCGGATGTTACAAACTGGACAACAGATGATGtttataactattttataaaacatttgccAGATGCAGCACCTATTTTGAAAGAGCAG gaATTCGACGGTCAAGCTGTGATAATGGCAAGAAGAGCTGATATTGTCAAGGGATTAGGACTTCCACTTGGACCTGCACTAGCATTATATCGTATTATAGTTAAACTACAGACAAGAAAAGATGATTGGACCATGTGCTGGGGctag